The Microcoleus sp. AS-A8 genome contains a region encoding:
- the bioB gene encoding biotin synthase BioB: protein MSATRDRITQIYHQPLPDLLFEAQRTHREHHDPNAVQLCTLCNIKTGACPEDCAYCSQSVRNKTGLIPQELMSVEAVVAEAQAAKANGSTRFCMGAAWREVKDGPQFERVLDMVRQVAALDMEVCCTLGMLKPHQAERLKAAGLKAYNHNLDTSPSYYDQIITTRTYKDRLETIQAVSAAGISVCCGGILGMGESLQDRLDLLEALGRLDPVPESIPINCLIPVKGTPLEDAPPIDSIELVRTIATTRILFPKAMVRLSAGRVQMSDELQALCMLAGANSIFTGPVLLTAPNPTRSHDEQMLERLGMIPKPLA, encoded by the coding sequence ATGTCCGCAACGCGCGATCGCATCACGCAAATCTACCACCAGCCCCTACCCGACTTACTCTTCGAGGCTCAGCGCACCCACCGGGAACACCACGACCCCAACGCCGTTCAGCTTTGCACCCTCTGCAACATCAAAACCGGTGCCTGTCCCGAAGACTGCGCCTACTGCTCCCAGAGTGTTCGCAACAAAACAGGACTCATCCCGCAAGAATTGATGAGTGTTGAGGCGGTAGTCGCTGAGGCACAAGCCGCGAAAGCCAATGGTTCTACACGGTTTTGCATGGGTGCCGCTTGGCGAGAAGTCAAAGATGGCCCCCAGTTCGAGCGCGTTCTGGACATGGTGCGTCAAGTCGCCGCTCTCGACATGGAAGTTTGTTGTACTCTCGGTATGCTTAAGCCTCACCAAGCTGAACGTCTCAAAGCGGCTGGCTTAAAGGCTTACAATCACAACCTGGATACCTCGCCCTCCTACTACGATCAAATCATCACGACGCGCACCTATAAAGACCGCCTAGAAACGATCCAAGCGGTCAGTGCGGCTGGCATTTCCGTCTGCTGTGGTGGCATTCTAGGGATGGGAGAATCCCTGCAAGACCGCCTTGATTTACTCGAAGCCCTTGGTAGACTCGATCCGGTTCCAGAGTCCATTCCGATTAACTGCTTGATTCCGGTCAAAGGCACTCCCTTAGAAGATGCCCCACCCATCGATTCGATTGAACTAGTACGAACGATCGCAACGACTCGCATCTTATTTCCTAAAGCTATGGTGCGTCTTTCTGCCGGTCGGGTGCAGATGAGTGACGAATTGCAAGCTCTATGTATGCTTGCCGGTGCTAACTCGATCTTTACCGGCCCTGTCTTGCTGACGGCACCCAACCCAACTCGCTCTCACGATGAACAGATGTTAGAACGACTGGGTATGATTCCCAAACCTCTTGCATAG